In Nocardioides sp. W7, the genomic stretch GCTTGTCGAGTGCTGCACGCATGACGTTTCCTCCGGTTTACCGGCGAGGACCTGATGCCCGTTCCGCCTTGATGTCACCAACCTTCTCCCGTCCGACGGGGGCGCGATCAGGGGCGAAGGTGCACGAGCATCCGGGCCAGAGGTCCCGTCTCGGTCCGGGACGTTGCCGCTCAGGCGCCGAGCGCAGCCTGCTCGGCGCCGATGGTGGTGTCGTCGCCGTGACCGGTGTGTACGACGGTCTCCTCGGGCAGCGCGAAGAGCTTCGCGCGGATCGAGGCCTCGATGGTGGGCCGGTCGCTGAAGCTGCGGCCGGTCGCACCGGGACCGCCCTGGAACAGGGTGTCGCCGGTGAAGACGCAGCCGAGCGAGGGCGCGTGGAAGCAGACCGCGCCGGGGGCGTGGCCGGGCGTGTGCAGCGTCCGCAGCAGGGTGCCGCCGACGACGATCTCGAAGCCCTCGCCGAGGTCGACGTCCCACAGGTGGTCGGTGTGGGTGAGCTCCCACAGCGGC encodes the following:
- a CDS encoding MBL fold metallo-hydrolase — its product is MSARVDHAVVSGTFSLDGETFEVDNNIWVVGDDAECVVIDAPHDVEAIMAVVGDRVVRAILLTHAHDDHARMAPALRERVVAPIMLHPDDRPLWELTHTDHLWDVDLGEGFEIVVGGTLLRTLHTPGHAPGAVCFHAPSLGCVFTGDTLFQGGPGATGRSFSDRPTIEASIRAKLFALPEETVVHTGHGDDTTIGAEQAALGA